DNA from Massilia antarctica:
ACCGCGCAGCATCACTTTTCGTTAGTCCGATCGCATTTCAAGGCGGCTTGCAAGGGACCTGCATGCGCTTGCCACCAGATCGGTGACGCATCCACCTTCATCATGGCCACCCTCAAAGTCCCGGCGGGCGGAGCTTTACAAATCCATGTTGTCAGCAAGCTTCTCCCCAAACCCTTCCACGCGCGCCATGCCGGAGCGTGCATGCCCGGTTCAGGAGCGCGAAAAATCAATCAGCGCGCGCCCGCTCGAACGGTCTATCCGCAAGGCGACCGTGCAGCCCGTTTGTATCGCCGGCAGATCGATCGCTTCGATGGGCTGGGCGATGTCGCGCTGCGTTGCCGGCGCCTGTACATCCACCAGGCGCACCACGCACAGCGGATGGTCATTGATCAGGGTGCCGCTCTGGCGCGCACTGACCACCTTTGCATAGCAAAGTTCGCCGTGCGCGAGCAGCCTGGCGTCGGCTGCCCGTGCACGAAACAAGCCGCGGATCTGCCAGGCGGTGTGCCCGCCAACCAGCAGGACCACTGCCGCCGCGATCGCAATAGCGCTGAAGTCGCTCATGCGTCAACCCAGATGAATCTGTTTTGAATCCATTTTCAACAGCTTGTCGCTGGTCACCATGACGTGGTCGCCGTGCAGGCGCAGATAGTCCCTGGCCTGATAATCGAGCTGGCCTGCGCGCAGATGGTCGGTTTGCTCGACCTGGCGATAGCAGACACGGGCGACCTGGCGTACTTTGTCCAACAGCATTTCCAGCGCCTGCCCGGTATGACGCAGCACCCCAAGTGCGCCTTGCCACTGGCGGCCCTGATAGCGCAGTTCCTGCGCGACCACGACAGCGCTCTCGGCGCGAATGCCCAACTGCCCCGATGTCAAGGACAGCGCTGCGCTCTCCAGGCTGATCGTGTCGTCGCTGAAGACGTGCACCCGGCCGCCGTAGCCGATCGCCATGGCGCCCTCGACGCCGACCCGGGCGGTGCGCGCGCTATCCCTTTCCAGCACGGCGATCAGGTAACTTTGCTGGCGGCTCGGACCGGAGACCAGCACCTTGTCGCCCGTCTCCGGATGGAGCAGGCAACTGGCGGCGCGCTTGCAGGTCAGGGTGCCGCCATGGAGGTCCAACAAAAAATTGCCATGGCCAAGATCGGCGACGACCGTGGCAATGGTGTGAATGGCCGCATCAAGGGCGCTGGCATGTTCGAGTACGGTATGCATGGTGGACATCCTTTAAAAAGAGGGGGAGGTGATCGCCGTGGCAGGTTCAGCGCGACCAGAGTTCGGCGTGCAGCAGTGGCTCGTCATGTTCGATGAGGCCGCGCCGGCTGGTCCATGTCGCGCCGGCTTGCGCGCTGCGATGCAGCCGGGTGCGCTCAAAGCCGGCGTGGCTGAAGCTGGCGTCGCGCAGATCGGCATGGGAAAAATCGGCGAAGCGCAGGTCGGTGTCGCGGAAGTCGGCGCCTTCGCAGCATGCTGCATGGAAATTGGCGTAAGCGAGCCTGGCACCGCGCACGTTGGCGCTACGCAGACTGGCACGCGGCCACAAGGTTTGTTCAAAAAAACCGCCGGACAGATCGGCGCCGTCGAGATTAGCCTCGGCAAACAAGGCATAGCGTGCCTGCACGCCCCGCAGTTGCGCGCCCTGCAGTTGCGCACCCTTGAACATGCAGTGCTCGATAGTGGACCCGCTGAAGTCGGTCTGAGCCAGATCGCTTTCCACGAACTGGCACATCGGCATGGCCAGTCCGGCAAAACCATTCCCGCTCAGCTTGGCTTTGGCGAAAACAACGTTCTTCAAGCTGGCCGCGCGCCACAGGGCACCGGCGAAATCGACCTCCATGAACACGGTTTTTTCCAACAGCGCTTCGGAGAAATCGCAGCCCTGCGCCGAGCATTCGGTCACACACAAGATGTCCGCCCTGAGAGCGATCAGCTTGGCACCATCGAGCTTGCAGCGAAGTAGAGTGGCGTTGCTCAAGCACGACGATTCCAATAGCGCACCACGTAGATCGCATTCGAGCATGGTGGCGCCACTGGCATCTGCGCGATTCATTCGAGCTTGGCTCAGGCTGCATTGGTTCCAGGTCGTTTTGGACAATGTCGCACCGCGAAGATCGGCCTGTTCAAAATTGCAGTTCATGAAGTTGCACTCGCTCAGATCGGCGCCATCGAGCTGAGCACCTCGAAAATCGGTCTGATTGAATTGCCCCCCGGCTAGTTCGAGGCCTGTCAGCACCGCCCCGCGCAGATCGAGTCTGTCCAAGCCCTCGCCGTCCCTGATTGTCGATCGCAGATGTTGTGCTTGCATGGCGGTTTAAAATATCAGGTTCATGAATCTGCTATTCATCAGTACTCCGCCATTTTCGGTGGACACTGTCGAAGTTTGGTTATAAGCGATATTTCCTTCGACTTTCATGCCATTGATGTCGCGCTTCCACGCGCACATATCGGTTTTTATACCGAACAGGCTCAATGCTTTTCCGAGAAAGGCTAATTGGACGAGTCGTATGTTTGTGTTCAGTGGCACCACGGAGAACGCTGTTGTGGCGTAGGAGAATTTGACAATCCCGACCACGTCGACCGCGTAGGTAGCCGTTATCCCGAGTTTATTGTCGTAAGTGCCGCCACCAGTGCCACCGGAAGCGCCGCCCCCGGCGCCGCCCGCCTTGATGAACACGTTACCGCCAACAATGTTATGTACGCCGGTCGTATGGTAATCGGCATTGCTCGCGGTCACCTTATGTCCGCCATGCACAACGTGAACGTGGCTGCCTTCGACGATGTGGTCCTGGTTTCCACTGACCGCGCGCACATAGTCACCGATCACATTCTGTTCCTGGTTCCCATTCAGCCTGTGTGCCTGGTTGCCATGCAAATCGTAGTTGCGATGTCCATGCACGGTGTAATTGTGGTCGCCGTGCAGGACGTAATTGTGATTGCCGTAAATGGTTTCGTTGTAGTCGCCGGTCACGACATGCCCGTGGTCTCCGGTCACTTTGTGCGCATGGCCACTATGATGCTGCTCGGTGCTGGCACCAGCGACCGTGCGCGTACTCGTGCCCCCGACCGCATGGACATGATTGGCGCCAATGGCGGTCGCTTTATTGGCGCCGACACTTTCCGTGAGGTTGGCCGCCACCGATTGGGTCGCGTTGGCGCCGATCGACTCCGTATGGTTGGCGCCAATGGTCTCGGCCTGATTGTTGCCGACCGTATTGGTCTTGTCGTGTTCCACTTCGATCAGGAAATCCTTTTCGGCATGCAGCGCCAGCCTTTCCGCGCCCATGGCGTCCTCGAACTCCAGCGAATTGGCATTGGCGGGCGAACCGCCCTTGGTCGAGCGCGACACGATACCGCTTTTGCTGGCAGCGCCCGGCAGCCCGAACGGGGGCATCTGGTCGGCGTTGTACGTGCTGCCGATGACGATCGGGCGGTCGGCCTCGCCACCGATGAAATCAACCACGACTTCCTGACCCACCCGCGGGATGTACAAGGTGCCGAAATTGGAACCGGCCCAGCTCGTTGCCACACGCAGCCAGCACGAACTGTTTTCGTCCATATTGCCGTAGCGGTCCCAGCGGAACTGCACTTTGATACGACCGTATTCGTCGGTCCAGATTTCCTCGCCCGCCGGGCCGACCACGGTCGCCGTTTGCGGCCCGTTGGTGCGCGGCTTGGGCGTGACCCTGCGCGGGCGAAATGGCAGGCTGGTCGGTTGCGTGACGAAATCGCATTCGTAGCACGCCGGGGTCGGGTCGCTGGCGTAACAAGGTTCCTGCAAGCGATACGTCACGCTCACCAGCAAGTACTCGCGGTTGGCATCGTCGCGCGGACAGCTCGTCAGCTTGAAGCGGTAGCCGGGCGCCAGGGCGCGCACGGTGGCGTGACCATGGTCGCGTTCACGCTCGGACTGCAATCCTTCGAGGCGAATGCGGCTGTAATGGTCGGATTCGCCCATGTCGGCATAGCCACCCATCCAGTCGTAGACTTCCATGTCGCCATGCTGGTGCGCACCGGCATTGGCGCGCTGGTTCTGCAACCTGGCGCGCGGCTTGGTGAAATTGTAGTCGTCCGTCACGTAGCTGCCCGGCGCGATTTCTTGCGCCACGTGGTAGCGGTCGATGAACTCTTCCTGGGGCGTGGCCACTCGCTCGGCCTTGAAGAAGGGGATCGAGGCGTAGCCGGGCAGTACTTCGTGCGCGCCAATATCATCGGCCAGCACCAGGGTATGGCTGCCCAGCGCATGCTTGAAGTAATAATAAATGCCTTCGTGCTCCATCAGGCGGCTGACGAAGTCGAAGTCGGTCTCCTGGTACTGCACGCAATAGGTCCAGCTACGATAATTGCCGGTCAGATTAAGCTCCAGGGCAAAGCCATATTCCCCGAGTACTTCCTGCAAGATCGCGGCGACGCTCTTGTTCTGGAAGATCTTGCAGTCCTTGGTTTGGGTAAGCAGCCACAACCACGGACGCACGATGGCACGGTAGCGGTAGCTGCGCGCGGTGGCCCCTTCGCGGCCGACCAGCATGCCGCGCCCGACGATGCCGTTCAGGTAGCGCACCGCGCCGTCGCGTGTTTGTACTTCCACCGTCAATGGCTGGCCCAGCAGCGCCGTCAAGTCCAGCGCGTTACTATCGGCAATCATGTCCACTTCAAATTCAAACAATTGCGACAGCGCTTCGGTGCCGCGCAGGGCGCTAAAGCGCAGTACCTCGTCACCGAGTGGCGTGTGGGCTTTTACAATGCGTTCCATATCAATTTCCTTGTAGGCTTAAACACAAATTCCGGGCGTGAACAGTCGCTTATGGGGCGATGTCGCGTAATAGTTCTGCCACCTTCGGCCACCAGAAGTCAACGCCATCCGGGTCCAGCACATAGCGGTGGGCGCACTCCTTGAAGTGGCCGAGGTTGACAAATTCCGCGCTGGCGCCGTGCTCGCAATAGGCCTCATGCAGCGAGCGGGCATAGTCCAGCGACCAAAAGCTGTCGTTGTCGGCGTACAGCCACAGCGAGCGCACCCTGGCGCGC
Protein-coding regions in this window:
- a CDS encoding DUF3540 domain-containing protein — protein: MHTVLEHASALDAAIHTIATVVADLGHGNFLLDLHGGTLTCKRAASCLLHPETGDKVLVSGPSRQQSYLIAVLERDSARTARVGVEGAMAIGYGGRVHVFSDDTISLESAALSLTSGQLGIRAESAVVVAQELRYQGRQWQGALGVLRHTGQALEMLLDKVRQVARVCYRQVEQTDHLRAGQLDYQARDYLRLHGDHVMVTSDKLLKMDSKQIHLG
- a CDS encoding pentapeptide repeat-containing protein, with product MDRLDLRGAVLTGLELAGGQFNQTDFRGAQLDGADLSECNFMNCNFEQADLRGATLSKTTWNQCSLSQARMNRADASGATMLECDLRGALLESSCLSNATLLRCKLDGAKLIALRADILCVTECSAQGCDFSEALLEKTVFMEVDFAGALWRAASLKNVVFAKAKLSGNGFAGLAMPMCQFVESDLAQTDFSGSTIEHCMFKGAQLQGAQLRGVQARYALFAEANLDGADLSGGFFEQTLWPRASLRSANVRGARLAYANFHAACCEGADFRDTDLRFADFSHADLRDASFSHAGFERTRLHRSAQAGATWTSRRGLIEHDEPLLHAELWSR
- a CDS encoding type VI secretion system Vgr family protein codes for the protein MERIVKAHTPLGDEVLRFSALRGTEALSQLFEFEVDMIADSNALDLTALLGQPLTVEVQTRDGAVRYLNGIVGRGMLVGREGATARSYRYRAIVRPWLWLLTQTKDCKIFQNKSVAAILQEVLGEYGFALELNLTGNYRSWTYCVQYQETDFDFVSRLMEHEGIYYYFKHALGSHTLVLADDIGAHEVLPGYASIPFFKAERVATPQEEFIDRYHVAQEIAPGSYVTDDYNFTKPRARLQNQRANAGAHQHGDMEVYDWMGGYADMGESDHYSRIRLEGLQSERERDHGHATVRALAPGYRFKLTSCPRDDANREYLLVSVTYRLQEPCYASDPTPACYECDFVTQPTSLPFRPRRVTPKPRTNGPQTATVVGPAGEEIWTDEYGRIKVQFRWDRYGNMDENSSCWLRVATSWAGSNFGTLYIPRVGQEVVVDFIGGEADRPIVIGSTYNADQMPPFGLPGAASKSGIVSRSTKGGSPANANSLEFEDAMGAERLALHAEKDFLIEVEHDKTNTVGNNQAETIGANHTESIGANATQSVAANLTESVGANKATAIGANHVHAVGGTSTRTVAGASTEQHHSGHAHKVTGDHGHVVTGDYNETIYGNHNYVLHGDHNYTVHGHRNYDLHGNQAHRLNGNQEQNVIGDYVRAVSGNQDHIVEGSHVHVVHGGHKVTASNADYHTTGVHNIVGGNVFIKAGGAGGGASGGTGGGTYDNKLGITATYAVDVVGIVKFSYATTAFSVVPLNTNIRLVQLAFLGKALSLFGIKTDMCAWKRDINGMKVEGNIAYNQTSTVSTENGGVLMNSRFMNLIF